From a region of the Stegostoma tigrinum isolate sSteTig4 chromosome 25, sSteTig4.hap1, whole genome shotgun sequence genome:
- the LOC125463162 gene encoding mucin-2-like: MRTGPVPSSETPRTSSRVTRIEEPVCHGEWSPWFNQNTPTISEPKDLELLFLIKDELCPHPEDVGVVQCQYVDYPEKPLSESADNVICENDLGLVCKVSEGSSRMFCDDYKIRVCCKSHVLTMPTTISETSTSARAPTTVSGTPVSPTTVPTGPSPHTQSAMTSGRVTGTEGLTLTTAATGKPSTSQVTVSARAPTTVSGTPVSPTTVQTEPSPHTQLPMTSGRVTGTEGLTLTTAATGKPGTSQVTVSARAPTTVTGTPVSSTTVQTGPSPHTQSPMTSGRVTGIEGLTLTTAATGTPRTSQVTVSARAPTTVTGTPVSPTTAPTGLTLSTTTRKSSTTQVTISAHAPTAVTGTTFSPATIRTEPVCHGEWSPWFNQNTPTVSEPKDLELLFLIKDKLCPHPEDVGVVQCQYVDYPEKPLSESEDNVICENDLGLVCKVSEGSSRMFCDDYKIRVCCKSHVLTMPTTISETSTSELTLTTAATGKPGTSQVTVSARAPTTVSGTPVSPTTVPTGPSPHTQSAMTSGRVTGTEGLTLATAATGKPGTSQVTVSARAPTTVSGTPVSPTTVPTGPSPHTQSAMTSGRVTGTEGLTLTTAATGKPSTSQVTVSARAPTTVSGTPVSPTTVQTGSSPHTQSPMTSGHVTGIEGLTLSTTTGKSSTTQVAVSAHAPTAVTGTTFSPATMRTGPVPSSETPMTSGLVTWIEGLTSSTTTGKSSTTQVTVSAHAPTAVTGTTFSPATMRTGPVPSSETPMTSSRVTWIEGLTLSTTTGKSSTTQVTVSAHAPTAVTGTTFSPATMRTGPVPSSETPMSSSRVTWIEGLTLSTTTGKSSTTQATVSEPVCHGEWSPWFNQNTPTISKPKDLELLFLIKDKLCPHTEDVGVVQCQYVDYPEKPLSESADNVICENDLGLVCKVSEGSSRMFCDDYKIRVCCKSHVLTKPTTISETSTSGLTLTTAATGKPSTSQITVSARAPTTVSGTPVSPTTVQTGSSPHTQSPMTSGRVTGIEGPIPVTETPMTSSRVTRIEGITSTAATGRLSTSQITISAHGPTTVTGALTSPATIHTSPSPGTEIPITVGHVTPISGSTSTAMTGTSVLPETSTTGTSLSTLISPTPETVTPTCKIGLDPNNSCVSYSCENNVQIVHKVECTFNPECPESEKVWDEFHCCYSCPKKAKLCKPVPYNTTIKEESCEPAVIDLRRCEGYCRGTAEYDVDLGDIKHACTCCQEDEIEERQIELQCGTAQHIINYIYIKSCVCK, translated from the exons ATGCGCACTG gGCCAGTTCCTAGCTCAGAGACACCTAGGACTAGTAGCCGCGTGACTCGGATTGAAG AGCCAGTCTGCCATGGCGAATGGTCTCCTTGGTTTAATCAAAATACTCCGACAATTTCCGAACCAAAAGACTTGGAACTTTTGTTTCTTATAAAGGATGAGTTGTGCCCTCACCCTGAGGATGTTGGAGTCGTTCAGTGTCAATACGTTGATTATCCCGAGAAGCCACTGAGTGAATCAGCAGACAATGTGATTTGTGAAAATGATCTGGGACTGGTGTGTAAAGTTTCTGAAGGATCTTCACGGATGTTTTGTGATGACTACAAAATTCGCGTTTGCTGCAAGTCACATGTGTTGACAATGCCAACAACAATCAGTGAAACATCCACTTCTG CACGTGCACCAACAACAGTGTCAGGTACACCGGTTTCTCCTACAACCGTACCGACTG GGCCAAGTCCACACACACAGTCGGCCATGACAAGTGGCCGTGTGACTGGGACTGAAG GGTTAACATTAACCACAGCAGCAACAGGAAAACCAAGCACTTCACAAGTCACTGTCAGTG CACGTGCACCAACAACAGTGTCAGGTACACCGGTTTCTCCTACAACCGTCCAGACTG AGCCAagtccacacacacagttgcccatgACAAGTGGCCGTGTGACTGGGACTGAAG GGTTAACATTAACCACAGCAGCAACAGGAAAACCAGGCACCTCACAAGTCACTGTCAGTG CACGTGCACCGACTACAGTGACAGGTACACCGGTTTCTTCTACAACTGTCCAGACTG GGCCAagtccacacacacagtcgcccatGACAAGTGGCCGTGTGACTGGGATTGAAG GGTTAACATTAACCACAGCAGCAACAGGAACACCAAGGACTTCACAAGTCACTGTCAGTG CACGTGCACCAACAACAGTGACAGGTACACCGGTTTCTCCTACAACCGCACCGACTG GTTTAACATTATCAACAACAACAAGAAAATCAAGCACTACACAAGTCACCATCAGTG CACATGCACCAACTGCAGTGACAGGTACAACGTTTTCTCCTGCAACCATCCGCACTG AGCCAGTCTGCCATGGCGAATGGTCTCCTTGGTTTAATCAAAATACTCCGACAGTTTCCGAACCAAAAGACTTGGAACTTTTGTTTCTTATAAAGGATAAGTTGTGTCCTCACCCTGAGGATGTTGGAGTCGTTCAGTGTCAATACGTTGATTATCCTGAGAAGCCACTGAGTGAATCAGAAGACAATGTGATTTGTGAAAATGACCTGGGACTGGTGTGTAAAGTTTCTGAAGGATCTTCACGGATGTTTTGTGATGACTACAAAATTCGCGTTTGCTGCAAGTCACATGTGTTGACAATGCCAACAACAATCAGTGAAACATCCACTTCTG AGTTAACATTAACCACAGCAGCAACAGGAAAACCAGGAACCTCACAAGTCACTGTCAGTG CACGTGCACCAACAACAGTGTCAGGTACACCGGTTTCTCCTACAACCGTACCGACTG GGCCAAGTCCACACACACAGTCGGCCATGACAAGTGGCCGTGTGACTGGGACTGAAG GGTTAACATTAGCCACAGCAGCAACAGGAAAACCAGGCACCTCACAAGTCACTGTCAGTG CACGTGCACCAACAACAGTGTCAGGTACACCGGTTTCTCCTACAACCGTACCGACTG GGCCAAGTCCACACACACAGTCGGCCATGACAAGTGGCCGTGTGACTGGGACTGAAG GGTTAACATTAACCACAGCAGCAACAGGAAAACCAAGCACTTCACAAGTCACTGTCAGTG CACGTGCACCAACAACAGTGTCAGGTACACCGGTTTCTCCTACAACCGTCCAGACTG GGTCAagtccacacacacagtcgcccatGACAAGTGGACATGTGACTGGGATTGAAG GATTAACATTATCAACAACAACAGGAAAATCCAGCACGACTCAAGTCGCTGTCAGTG CACATGCACCAACTGCAGTGACAGGTACAACGTTTTCTCCTGCAACCATGCGCACTG gGCCAGTTCCTAGCTCAGAGACACCCATGACTAGTGGCCTTGTGACTTGGATTGAAG GGttaacatcatcaacaacaacAGGAAAATCCAGCACGACACAAGTCACCGTCAGTG CACATGCACCGACTGCAGTGACAGGTACAACGTTTTCTCCTGCAACCATGCGCACTG GGCCAGTTCCTAGCTCAGAGACACCCATGACCAGTAGCCGTGTGACTTGGATTGAAG GTTTAACATTATCAACAACAACAGGAAAATCCAGCACGACACAAGTCACCGTCAGTG CACATGCACCAACTGCGGTGACAGGTACAACGTTTTCTCCTGCAACCATGCGAACTG gGCCAGTTCCTAGCTCAGAGACACCCATGAGTAGTAGCCGTGTGACTTGGATTGAAG GTTTAACATTATCAACAACAACAGGAAAATCCAGCACGACACAAGCCACCGTCAGTG AGCCAGTCTGCCATGGCGAATGGTCTCCTTGGTTTAATCAAAATACTCCGACAATTTCCAAACCAAAAGACTTGGAACTTTTGTTTCTTATAAAGGATAAGTTGTGTCCTCACACTGAGGATGTTGGAGTCGTTCAGTGTCAATACGTTGATTATCCTGAGAAGCCACTGAGTGAATCAGCAGACAATGTGATTTGTGAAAATGATCTAGGACTGGTGTGTAAAGTTTCTGAAGGATCTTCACGGATGTTTTGTGATGACTACAAAATTCGTGTTTGCTGCAAGTCACATGTGTTGACAAAGCCAACAACAATCAGTGAAACATCCACTTCTG GGTTAACATTAACCACAGCAGCAACAGGAAAACCAAGCACTTCACAAATCACTGTCAGTG CACGTGCACCAACAACAGTGTCAGGTACACCGGTTTCTCCTACAACCGTCCAGACTG GGTCAagtccacacacacagtcgcccatGACAAGTGGCCGTGTGACTGGGATTGAAG GACCAATTCCAGTCACAGAGACACCCATGACTAGTAGCCGTGTTACTCGGATTGAAG GGATAACATCAACAGCAGCAACAGGAAGATTAAGCACTTCACAGATCACCATCAGTG CACATGGTCCAACAACTGTGACAGGTGCACTAACTTCTCCTGCGACCATCCATACTA GCCCAAGTCCAGGCACAGAGATACCCATAACTGTTGGTCATGTTACTCCGATTAGTG GGTCAACATCAACCGCAATGACAGGAACATCAGTATTACCTGAGACCTCCACTACTG gtACCAGCCTTTCAACCCTTATAAGTCCTACACCTGAAACTGTAACACCTACATGTAAG ATTGGACTGGATCCAAATAACTCATGTGTTTCCTACAGCTGTGAAAATAATGTGCAAATAGTTCATAAAGTGGAGTGTACATTTAACCCAGAGTGTCCTGAG